The following proteins are encoded in a genomic region of Terriglobia bacterium:
- a CDS encoding metallophosphoesterase, whose amino-acid sequence MADKTKDEILHDHNHDGIDRRGFLKCMAWAGTGAFCVMQGGVLKSYSLSGLAGRSAKEMKGELSFVQISDSHMGFNKPANTDVAGTLKAAIDKINALPTQPSFILHTGDITHLSKPEEFDGVDQLLKSASAKDVFYVPGEHDVIGDDGKQYLERYGKNAKGAGWYSFDQKGVHFIGLVNVMNLKAGGLGSLGTEQLEWMESEVKHLSKSTPIVVFAHIPLWSVYPEWGWGTDDSAQALGYLKKFGSVTVLNGHIHQTMQKVEGNVTFHTAASTAFPQPKPGEAPSPGPMKVPAEQLRSLLGIRDVNYVQGKHALGVTDSTLE is encoded by the coding sequence ATGGCGGACAAAACGAAAGACGAAATTCTGCATGACCACAACCATGACGGCATTGATCGCCGCGGCTTTTTAAAGTGCATGGCATGGGCCGGCACTGGGGCCTTTTGCGTGATGCAAGGCGGCGTGCTCAAGTCTTACAGCCTGAGCGGGCTCGCCGGGCGCAGCGCCAAGGAGATGAAAGGCGAACTGAGCTTTGTCCAGATCAGTGACAGCCACATGGGGTTCAACAAGCCTGCCAACACTGATGTTGCAGGAACTTTGAAAGCGGCGATCGACAAGATCAACGCATTGCCGACGCAACCGAGCTTCATTCTTCACACCGGCGACATCACGCATCTTTCCAAGCCGGAAGAATTTGATGGCGTTGACCAACTGCTGAAAAGCGCCAGCGCCAAAGATGTCTTTTATGTGCCCGGCGAGCACGACGTCATCGGCGACGATGGCAAACAATATCTTGAGCGCTACGGCAAGAACGCCAAGGGAGCGGGCTGGTACAGCTTTGACCAGAAGGGCGTTCATTTCATCGGGCTGGTGAACGTGATGAACCTGAAAGCCGGAGGACTGGGCAGCCTGGGCACTGAGCAACTGGAATGGATGGAAAGCGAAGTAAAACATCTTTCCAAGAGCACGCCGATTGTTGTGTTCGCGCACATCCCGCTGTGGAGCGTTTATCCGGAGTGGGGCTGGGGAACCGACGACAGCGCGCAGGCGCTGGGCTATCTCAAGAAATTTGGATCGGTCACGGTGCTGAACGGCCACATCCACCAGACCATGCAAAAGGTGGAAGGCAACGTGACATTTCATACCGCGGCGTCCACGGCGTTTCCTCAACCCAAACCGGGAGAAGCGCCTTCACCAGGGCCAATGAAAGTTCCGGCGGAACAACTGCGCAGTTTGCTGGGCATCCGCGATGTGAACTATGTCCAGGGCAAGCACGCGCTGGGCGTGACCGATTCGACCTTGGAATAA
- a CDS encoding UdgX family uracil-DNA binding protein (This protein belongs to the uracil DNA glycosylase superfamily, members of which act in excision repair of DNA. However, it belongs more specifically to UdgX branch, whose founding member was found to bind uracil in DNA (where it does not belong), without cleaving it, appears to promote DNA repair by a pathway involving RecA, rather than base excision.), translated as MTKRSNRVSAAPIPEKHTLPALRIAAAGCKACDLWKMGTQTVFGEGRANARVMMVGEQPGDKEDLQGKPFVGPAGIVLDKALAASGIERKDVYVTNIVKHFKWEPRGKRRLHKKPNALEISACRPWLQAEINVVKPEVVVLLGATAAQGVLGNQFRVTRQRGQWVQSNIAPLVMATVHPSSILRAPDDDSRHEEMRKFVADLKTVANQIQKRRAA; from the coding sequence ATGACCAAACGTTCAAATCGCGTCTCTGCCGCACCCATCCCGGAGAAGCACACTCTGCCTGCTCTGCGCATCGCTGCAGCGGGCTGCAAAGCGTGCGACCTGTGGAAGATGGGCACGCAGACTGTCTTTGGCGAAGGACGCGCAAACGCCCGGGTGATGATGGTGGGAGAACAGCCCGGCGACAAAGAAGATTTGCAGGGTAAGCCATTTGTGGGGCCAGCGGGCATTGTTCTGGACAAGGCGTTGGCCGCCTCCGGAATCGAACGCAAGGACGTTTACGTAACCAACATCGTAAAGCATTTCAAATGGGAACCGCGCGGCAAACGCCGCTTGCACAAGAAGCCCAATGCTCTGGAGATAAGCGCATGCCGTCCCTGGCTGCAAGCCGAAATCAATGTGGTTAAGCCTGAAGTGGTGGTGCTGCTGGGCGCCACTGCCGCACAAGGCGTGCTGGGAAACCAGTTTCGCGTAACCAGGCAGCGTGGGCAGTGGGTGCAATCGAACATTGCGCCGCTGGTGATGGCGACCGTTCATCCTTCATCAATTCTGCGTGCTCCCGACGACGACTCCCGGCATGAAGAAATGCGTAAGTTTGTGGCCGATCTGAAGACAGTCGCAAATCAAATTCAAAAAAGACGCGCCGCATAG
- a CDS encoding secondary thiamine-phosphate synthase enzyme YjbQ produces MKFHTEYLTFNTKKHREYIHITPQVEKIVHASGVTNGMALVSAMHITAGVYVNDDERGLIHDIDKWLEQLAPFNEAYLHHETGEDNGDSHLKALLIHHQVILPVTNGRLLLGTWQRVFYAEFDGQRSKRVVVVVMGE; encoded by the coding sequence ATGAAATTTCATACAGAATATCTCACCTTTAACACCAAGAAGCATCGCGAATACATCCACATTACGCCGCAGGTAGAAAAAATTGTGCATGCCAGCGGCGTGACGAACGGCATGGCTTTGGTTTCCGCCATGCATATTACAGCCGGCGTTTATGTGAATGACGACGAACGAGGATTGATCCATGACATCGACAAATGGCTGGAGCAGCTTGCGCCATTCAATGAAGCGTACCTGCACCATGAAACCGGGGAGGACAATGGCGACTCACACCTGAAGGCGCTGCTCATACACCACCAGGTAATTCTTCCGGTGACCAACGGCAGATTGCTGTTAGGGACGTGGCAGCGGGTTTTCTACGCGGAATTCGACGGCCAGCGCTCTAAACGAGTGGTGGTCGTCGTGATGGGAGAATAA
- a CDS encoding nuclear transport factor 2 family protein has translation MRPRFFVSLLSVLIATSIFSATQEPVKPALSPRIITATRQVSIFTKLENQLLQAVQKKDKAAAQAMLTDDLYIEMPDADPMPGDDWLDSVMAKDYTLKSFVVRQMSAIDLGNAVVVKFDRLQQAVSKGKADSGEFFVVDVWKKDGENWKLASRYVSKVSSVPYMPKADVKPTGKK, from the coding sequence ATGCGGCCTCGTTTTTTTGTGAGTTTGTTGTCAGTGCTGATTGCCACAAGTATCTTTTCCGCCACGCAGGAGCCGGTGAAGCCTGCGCTTAGTCCCCGCATCATCACTGCAACTAGACAAGTCTCAATATTCACCAAGCTGGAAAATCAACTGCTTCAGGCCGTACAGAAAAAAGATAAAGCTGCCGCGCAAGCCATGTTGACCGACGATCTGTACATCGAGATGCCGGACGCGGACCCCATGCCCGGCGATGATTGGCTGGATTCAGTGATGGCGAAGGACTACACGCTCAAGTCATTCGTGGTCCGCCAGATGTCCGCCATTGATCTGGGCAATGCCGTCGTGGTGAAATTTGACCGTCTCCAGCAGGCGGTGTCAAAGGGCAAGGCCGATAGCGGCGAATTTTTTGTGGTAGATGTATGGAAGAAAGATGGAGAAAATTGGAAGCTGGCCAGTCGCTATGTTTCCAAAGTAAGCTCTGTCCCGTACATGCCCAAAGCCGACGTGAAGCCAACAGGGAAGAAGTAA
- a CDS encoding DUF2231 domain-containing protein, whose amino-acid sequence MNPFDLKSALLARHAQHVVLIHFPIALFLVSVAFDIAAQWCSKAAFAAVAYYNLTVAAVSSVLAVATGLMAWHWQLEGQKLKGTLLLHLLLGLGSTLFIWLVWWVHFRGRKPERTLPMYRFPLEMAAAGVVALTAHLGGFLSGVNAGV is encoded by the coding sequence ATGAACCCCTTTGACCTGAAATCGGCCCTGCTGGCCCGCCACGCTCAGCACGTTGTGCTGATTCACTTCCCTATCGCGTTGTTCCTGGTGAGCGTCGCTTTTGATATCGCGGCGCAGTGGTGTAGCAAGGCTGCATTCGCGGCAGTGGCTTATTACAACCTGACGGTGGCCGCCGTTTCGTCCGTTCTGGCGGTTGCCACGGGTTTAATGGCGTGGCACTGGCAGCTTGAGGGTCAAAAACTGAAAGGCACTCTGCTGCTGCACTTGCTGCTGGGATTGGGATCGACTCTATTCATCTGGCTGGTATGGTGGGTACATTTTCGCGGCCGCAAACCGGAACGCACGCTGCCCATGTATCGGTTCCCTTTGGAGATGGCGGCGGCTGGCGTAGTGGCCCTCACTGCTCATCTCGGCGGATTCCTGAGCGGCGTTAATGCTGGGGTGTGA
- a CDS encoding zf-HC2 domain-containing protein produces the protein MTNCEWREKIGLYVDGELEPREEQAIGDHLQSCADCSAAVVEQQALKKAVRLAGKRFTAPPELYASIHRQMRPKKSTGLWLKASALAASAVLLAIVAFAWISRPSASNATLAQLIDQHVIMLASVNPVDVVSSDKHMVKPWFQGKLPFTFNPPELAKDSPFTLIGGKLIYAQHAPGAELVYQVRQHKMSVFIFQARDVHGDPSPANQTFVVNGWQQGGLQYYIVTDAPREDADRLRELLQDANR, from the coding sequence GTGACAAACTGCGAATGGCGGGAAAAAATCGGGCTATATGTGGATGGCGAGCTGGAGCCACGCGAAGAGCAGGCCATCGGCGACCATCTGCAAAGCTGTGCCGATTGCTCCGCGGCAGTGGTGGAACAGCAGGCGCTGAAGAAAGCTGTCCGCCTGGCCGGCAAACGCTTCACAGCGCCGCCGGAACTTTATGCCAGCATACATCGGCAAATGCGGCCGAAGAAAAGTACAGGCTTGTGGCTGAAAGCCAGCGCACTAGCAGCGTCTGCGGTCTTGTTGGCCATTGTTGCATTCGCCTGGATCTCGCGTCCCTCGGCATCCAACGCCACACTTGCGCAATTAATTGATCAGCATGTGATCATGCTGGCCAGCGTTAATCCGGTGGATGTGGTTTCCAGCGACAAGCACATGGTGAAGCCATGGTTTCAGGGAAAGCTTCCGTTCACGTTCAATCCGCCAGAGCTTGCCAAAGACTCGCCGTTCACTTTAATCGGCGGCAAATTGATCTACGCGCAACACGCTCCCGGCGCGGAGCTGGTGTATCAGGTGCGGCAACACAAAATGTCCGTCTTTATCTTCCAGGCACGCGATGTACACGGCGATCCCTCTCCCGCCAATCAGACCTTTGTAGTAAATGGCTGGCAACAGGGCGGACTGCAATATTACATTGTGACGGATGCACCGCGCGAAGACGCCGACCGGCTGCGCGAATTGCTGCAAGACGCGAACCGGTAG
- a CDS encoding DUF1223 domain-containing protein: MGRTLAVAILVTAAVCVSIVVAKTTEPGVPRRAVVVELFTSEGCSSCPPADELLGRLRQDLSAKNIQVIPLGFHVDYWNSLGWKDRFSSAEFTQRQEQYTRSLKVDGPYTPEMVVDGGVEFVGNDAGQAQRTIRQQASQLETAQVKIAPAGADQLTIQVKGPASSGNALVMLAITEDNLTTRVGAGENGGRTLHHAAVVRELKEVGMLHNGTMETTVPLKLEKDWKRNDLHAVVFVQQGPSGKIEGAASVALADQLR, encoded by the coding sequence ATGGGACGAACTTTGGCAGTGGCAATTCTGGTGACTGCAGCAGTCTGTGTCTCAATTGTCGTCGCTAAGACGACGGAGCCCGGCGTGCCACGCAGGGCTGTGGTGGTGGAGCTATTCACTTCAGAAGGATGTTCCAGTTGTCCGCCGGCGGATGAGTTGCTGGGGCGTTTGCGCCAGGACCTTTCCGCCAAAAACATCCAGGTGATCCCACTGGGGTTCCATGTGGATTACTGGAATTCACTGGGATGGAAAGACCGGTTCTCCTCGGCGGAGTTTACGCAGCGGCAGGAGCAGTACACCCGATCGCTGAAAGTGGACGGCCCATACACGCCTGAGATGGTGGTGGATGGCGGAGTGGAATTTGTGGGCAATGATGCCGGACAGGCGCAACGCACGATCCGGCAGCAGGCCAGCCAACTGGAAACTGCACAGGTAAAAATCGCTCCAGCCGGAGCGGACCAATTGACCATTCAGGTCAAAGGTCCTGCATCATCGGGCAACGCTTTGGTTATGCTGGCGATCACTGAGGACAACCTTACGACTCGAGTAGGCGCGGGCGAGAACGGTGGACGCACACTGCATCATGCGGCTGTCGTCCGCGAGTTGAAAGAGGTGGGCATGCTGCACAACGGCACGATGGAAACCACGGTGCCGCTCAAGCTGGAAAAAGACTGGAAGCGAAACGACCTGCATGCGGTGGTGTTTGTGCAGCAAGGGCCCAGCGGAAAGATTGAAGGAGCGGCTTCAGTTGCCTTGGCGGACCAGTTGCGCTGA
- a CDS encoding EXORDIUM family protein — translation MVAPLGKVRFLVFLCVILSASFLMAQKVREQQAGPGEKMAPTGDGHAITVPAGPTGQAVVTGNGMNYNGGPVLHNTVPIYIIWYGNWNGTGSNTQTTVSLIDTFIGGLSNSGYEKINSTYGDNAGNVSGAMTLVKQVFDTGSQGTRLRNSRISAAISAQLTSGGLPTDPNGVYLFLSSSNVKESGFCTQFCGFHTHQTLNGADIKWAFIGNVDQCPSGCEIQSTGPNSTTGSGGGADGMANVIGHETEEAISDPDLNAWFDSAGNENADKCNFRFGTTQTASNGAKFNQTLGGKNWMIQMNWENSRGGGCDQTLGGTFQ, via the coding sequence ATGGTAGCTCCCCTTGGAAAGGTAAGATTTCTGGTTTTTCTTTGTGTGATCTTGTCCGCCAGTTTCCTGATGGCGCAAAAAGTACGAGAACAGCAAGCTGGCCCGGGCGAGAAAATGGCCCCTACAGGTGACGGTCATGCCATTACCGTCCCTGCCGGTCCAACTGGACAGGCCGTGGTTACTGGCAACGGCATGAACTATAACGGCGGACCGGTCCTGCACAACACCGTTCCTATTTACATCATCTGGTACGGAAACTGGAACGGTACCGGCTCGAACACTCAGACCACCGTGAGCCTGATTGACACCTTCATCGGAGGGTTGAGCAACAGTGGCTACGAGAAAATCAATTCCACATATGGCGACAATGCGGGCAATGTCAGCGGCGCCATGACCCTGGTCAAGCAGGTCTTTGATACCGGATCACAAGGTACAAGGCTGCGAAACAGCAGAATCTCAGCGGCTATTTCCGCCCAGCTCACCAGCGGCGGTTTGCCTACAGATCCTAACGGCGTGTACCTCTTCCTGAGTTCGTCGAACGTCAAAGAGAGCGGATTCTGCACCCAGTTCTGCGGATTCCACACTCACCAGACTCTTAACGGCGCCGATATAAAATGGGCTTTCATCGGCAATGTTGACCAATGCCCATCAGGCTGCGAAATTCAGTCCACCGGGCCGAACAGCACCACCGGAAGTGGCGGAGGCGCTGATGGTATGGCCAACGTGATTGGCCATGAGACGGAAGAAGCCATTTCCGATCCCGACCTGAATGCCTGGTTTGACTCGGCCGGAAATGAAAACGCCGACAAGTGCAACTTCCGCTTTGGCACAACTCAAACCGCTTCAAACGGAGCCAAGTTCAATCAAACCCTTGGGGGAAAGAACTGGATGATTCAGATGAACTGGGAGAATAGCCGGGGAGGTGGTTGCGACCAGACCCTGGGTGGAACGTTCCAGTAA
- a CDS encoding sigma-70 family RNA polymerase sigma factor, with the protein MAATVVARGNVSGLENKDFEKLAIPLLDGLYNFARWLCGDPDEARDLVQETFLKSLKGFSSFREGTNFRAWMFRILRNTFLTSRTGLERRNTQQEDEEGVAEISISQETPEIALIRRANTELVQSAIAQLAPAFQEVILLADLEEMKYQEIAEALDIPIGTVMSRLARARKQVREHIVLTLGGSRTVGVK; encoded by the coding sequence ATGGCCGCCACCGTTGTTGCGCGAGGGAATGTGAGCGGCCTGGAAAATAAGGACTTCGAAAAACTGGCGATTCCGCTGCTGGACGGGCTGTATAACTTTGCCCGATGGCTATGCGGTGACCCCGACGAAGCCCGCGACCTGGTGCAGGAAACGTTCTTGAAGTCCTTGAAAGGCTTCTCGTCGTTCCGCGAAGGCACAAATTTTCGGGCATGGATGTTTCGGATCCTGCGCAATACGTTCCTGACCAGCAGGACAGGGCTGGAGCGGCGCAACACGCAGCAGGAAGATGAAGAAGGCGTGGCCGAGATTTCCATCAGCCAGGAAACTCCGGAGATCGCGCTGATACGGCGCGCGAATACCGAGCTGGTACAGTCCGCAATTGCACAGCTGGCTCCCGCATTTCAGGAAGTGATTCTGCTGGCCGATCTGGAAGAAATGAAGTATCAGGAAATCGCGGAAGCGCTGGACATACCGATTGGCACGGTGATGTCTCGGTTGGCGCGGGCAAGAAAACAGGTGCGCGAGCACATTGTGCTGACGTTGGGCGGCAGCAGGACTGTAGGTGTAAAGTGA
- a CDS encoding cupredoxin family copper-binding protein, with protein MKRTVLTLGFATLAILIIMMAGRSTTFGATMEDKAATQVKIDNFVFSPNPVTVPVGSTIRWTNQDDIPHNVVSDDKSFKSKALDTDETFTYTFTQPGTYTYFCSIHPKMTGKIVVQ; from the coding sequence ATGAAAAGAACAGTTTTAACATTGGGTTTTGCGACGCTCGCCATCTTGATCATCATGATGGCGGGCCGGTCCACGACTTTTGGCGCGACGATGGAAGACAAGGCCGCGACACAGGTTAAAATCGACAACTTTGTTTTTTCACCAAATCCTGTGACGGTGCCGGTGGGCAGCACGATCCGCTGGACCAATCAGGATGACATTCCTCACAACGTTGTGAGCGATGACAAAAGCTTCAAATCCAAGGCGCTGGATACGGATGAGACTTTTACCTACACATTTACCCAGCCAGGCACTTATACATACTTTTGCTCGATCCATCCCAAGATGACCGGCAAGATTGTGGTGCAGTAA
- a CDS encoding response regulator: MSILLADDDLHLATFLSKSLESEGYSVHTALDEDSVISELQRQNYKLIILDLNFGQTDGLKLLERLRGEGLETPVMVLSARNRVSDRIQSLNLGADDYITKPFSFQELAARTNALLRRKADPALNVLRVEDLELDPGSRKVHRGKHEIKLSPKEFDLLLLLMRHAGETVTRHDLLHESWGLEPETDSNLVDVYVNYLRKKVDFTDEPKLIHTVRGEGYRIGRPAPSQTVDPASEPSSDAAHAELHHNHQPSAFIGMDDAVGVQQTPMRALIHSVAHDLAQPLTSIRCFLEVMGMHADGPRTFPADLKIIEQQADRAISLAKGVSALVRDVPVPSGPWISLDALFNELFNDFIVLLHSGLLTLEREWDSSIQVTSSPVLRHLMVLFLSKLVGRNTRPLVLTISAQANEGRCLLKMKWEAADDSLPPLVDAKGIMAKELAYIQELVYSIGGEMSLIDGRTKILLKLPAATQGSRQNMVH; encoded by the coding sequence ATGTCCATACTTCTCGCTGATGACGATCTTCACCTGGCAACTTTCCTCTCAAAATCGCTTGAATCAGAAGGTTATTCCGTCCATACCGCGCTGGATGAAGATAGTGTCATTTCCGAGCTACAGCGCCAGAACTACAAACTCATTATTCTTGATTTGAACTTCGGCCAGACGGACGGGCTGAAGCTGCTGGAAAGGCTGCGCGGCGAGGGATTGGAAACTCCTGTCATGGTGTTGAGCGCGCGCAACCGCGTCTCTGACAGAATCCAGTCGCTGAACCTGGGCGCGGACGATTACATCACCAAGCCATTTTCCTTCCAGGAACTGGCCGCGCGGACAAATGCGTTGCTGCGCCGCAAGGCCGATCCAGCGCTGAACGTGCTGCGCGTGGAAGATCTGGAACTTGATCCGGGATCGCGCAAAGTCCATCGTGGGAAACACGAAATCAAGCTTAGTCCCAAGGAATTCGATCTTCTGCTTCTGTTGATGCGCCATGCCGGCGAAACCGTGACGCGGCATGACTTATTGCATGAGTCCTGGGGACTGGAGCCGGAAACCGACAGCAATCTTGTGGACGTTTATGTGAACTACTTGCGCAAGAAGGTCGATTTTACTGATGAACCTAAGCTGATTCACACAGTCAGAGGTGAAGGTTATAGGATTGGAAGGCCCGCCCCATCACAGACTGTGGATCCGGCTTCAGAACCCAGTTCGGACGCCGCCCATGCAGAACTGCATCATAATCATCAGCCCAGTGCTTTTATCGGCATGGATGATGCTGTGGGCGTGCAGCAAACTCCTATGCGGGCATTGATTCACTCAGTCGCACATGATTTGGCGCAGCCGCTTACCAGCATACGTTGCTTTCTGGAAGTCATGGGCATGCATGCGGATGGTCCTCGAACGTTTCCGGCGGACCTGAAAATTATTGAGCAGCAGGCGGACCGCGCTATCTCTCTGGCCAAGGGAGTATCAGCGCTGGTGCGGGACGTCCCAGTGCCCAGCGGGCCATGGATATCACTGGATGCGCTGTTCAATGAGCTGTTTAACGATTTTATTGTGTTGCTTCACTCTGGTTTGTTAACGCTGGAGCGCGAGTGGGACTCTTCCATCCAGGTCACCAGCAGTCCGGTGCTGCGCCATCTGATGGTGTTGTTCCTGAGCAAGCTGGTGGGCAGGAATACCAGGCCGCTGGTGCTTACAATTTCAGCGCAGGCCAATGAGGGCCGTTGCCTGCTTAAAATGAAGTGGGAGGCGGCAGATGATTCTCTGCCACCGCTGGTGGACGCGAAGGGAATTATGGCCAAGGAACTCGCCTACATCCAGGAGCTGGTTTATTCCATTGGCGGTGAAATGTCGCTTATAGACGGGCGTACTAAAATTCTGCTGAAACTGCCCGCCGCAACGCAGGGTAGCAGGCAGAATATGGTGCACTAA
- a CDS encoding EXORDIUM family protein yields the protein MKAPLGKFRYALALLFILLAANFVMAQSVLHPSVPSGDRMVPNGDGTAAAVAAGPIGQAVVTGNGINYNGGPVLKGSPVPIYIIWYGNWSGTGSNTAATQTLLQGFLSSTSLGGSNYEAINTTYGDTTGNVSGHLNFVQAVSDTGSQGTRLRNSNITAAISAQLTAGHLPTDPNGIYIFATSSNVKESGFCTQFCGFHTHQTINGADIKWAFIGNTDQCPSGCEIQATGPNSPATGVGGADGMANVMTHETEEAITDPDLNAWFDSSGNEDADKCNFKFGPTQIAPNGSKFNQTFGGHNWMIQMEWENSRGGGCDQVLGGAFFTS from the coding sequence ATGAAAGCTCCTCTTGGAAAATTTAGATACGCGTTAGCTCTTCTCTTCATCCTGTTGGCCGCGAACTTCGTGATGGCGCAGTCGGTACTTCACCCATCAGTTCCTTCCGGCGACAGGATGGTTCCAAATGGTGACGGTACTGCTGCCGCAGTTGCGGCTGGTCCTATTGGCCAGGCTGTAGTCACAGGCAACGGCATCAACTACAACGGCGGCCCGGTACTGAAGGGCAGTCCGGTCCCGATCTACATCATCTGGTACGGAAACTGGAGCGGCACAGGATCGAACACTGCAGCCACTCAAACCCTTCTCCAGGGGTTCCTCTCGAGCACGTCTCTGGGCGGCTCCAACTATGAGGCGATCAATACCACGTACGGCGATACCACTGGAAACGTGAGCGGCCATCTGAATTTCGTCCAGGCGGTCTCTGACACTGGCTCGCAGGGAACACGGCTCAGGAACAGCAACATCACCGCGGCCATTTCCGCCCAGTTAACTGCTGGCCATCTGCCGACCGATCCTAACGGCATCTATATCTTTGCAACCTCCTCGAACGTCAAGGAAAGCGGATTCTGCACCCAGTTCTGCGGTTTCCACACCCATCAGACGATCAACGGCGCCGATATCAAGTGGGCGTTCATCGGCAACACTGACCAGTGCCCCAGCGGCTGCGAAATCCAGGCCACCGGCCCCAACAGCCCGGCAACTGGCGTAGGCGGCGCGGACGGAATGGCCAATGTGATGACACACGAAACAGAAGAAGCCATCACTGATCCCGATCTCAATGCCTGGTTTGATTCCAGCGGTAATGAAGATGCGGACAAGTGCAACTTCAAGTTCGGTCCTACGCAAATTGCGCCCAACGGCTCTAAGTTCAACCAGACCTTTGGCGGCCACAATTGGATGATCCAGATGGAATGGGAAAACAGCCGCGGCGGCGGTTGCGATCAGGTTCTTGGCGGAGCATTCTTTACCAGCTAG